In Leptospira bourretii, a genomic segment contains:
- a CDS encoding esterase/lipase family protein, whose product MRKGLLAILVTFALATPVLASSGSSSKPLAGTYPIILSHGLFGWGENSGGIISIVNYWGGTDDYLRSQGATVFAPGKTAANSNEVRAQELKAAILTYAAATNYTGKFHILGHSQGGLDSRYMVSNLGLSGRTATLTTLNTPHYGSPIADIVKTVLPSWIQPFVASVVETLVKLVYGGTNQQNALAALASLSKEGLTAFNGYTPNKSGVKYFSYGSSITIPDLIQHPLMGILHPACGAGGLFQGQGFTNDGLVPLSSQKWGTWKGGPSYGIFTTGIDHLQVSNTLRSGSLWYDVEGFYMNMASNMKANQ is encoded by the coding sequence ATTCGTAAAGGTCTTTTAGCCATTCTTGTTACATTTGCGCTGGCAACTCCCGTTCTCGCTAGTTCCGGTTCTTCTTCCAAACCACTTGCAGGCACTTATCCCATTATCCTTTCTCATGGTCTTTTTGGCTGGGGCGAAAACTCCGGTGGAATCATCAGCATCGTCAACTACTGGGGTGGAACAGATGATTACCTCAGAAGCCAAGGCGCAACCGTATTTGCTCCAGGAAAAACGGCAGCCAACTCCAACGAAGTGCGAGCTCAGGAACTAAAAGCAGCCATTCTAACTTACGCAGCGGCAACAAACTACACAGGAAAATTCCATATCCTCGGTCACTCCCAAGGTGGACTCGATAGCCGTTATATGGTTTCTAACCTAGGACTTTCTGGTCGCACAGCAACTCTCACAACCCTCAACACACCTCACTACGGATCTCCAATTGCTGACATCGTGAAAACAGTTCTTCCTAGTTGGATCCAACCATTCGTTGCAAGTGTTGTAGAAACTCTTGTGAAACTTGTTTATGGTGGAACCAACCAACAAAATGCTTTGGCGGCTTTGGCTTCACTTTCCAAAGAAGGACTCACTGCGTTTAACGGATACACTCCTAACAAATCGGGTGTGAAATATTTCTCTTACGGATCTTCTATCACTATTCCTGACCTCATCCAACACCCTCTTATGGGAATCCTTCACCCTGCTTGTGGGGCTGGTGGACTTTTCCAAGGACAAGGGTTTACAAACGATGGACTTGTTCCACTTTCTTCACAAAAATGGGGAACTTGGAAAGGTGGACCTTCTTATGGAATCTTCACAACCGGAATTGACCATTTACAAGTATCCAACACTCTCCGTTCTGGAAGTCTATGGTATGATGTTGAAGGATTCTACATGAATATGGCTTCTAACATGAAGGCAAATCAGTAA
- a CDS encoding lipase secretion chaperone, whose protein sequence is MNVKNLRYLSYAIGALLLIYVAFRIFSPSELETTNEENPNDKAESYFRTQSDGFSVDPFYLESAKTIFSADGQFLRFEEILARAKSGELNLVSELWNLRRQCPEGSTREQCHEYIKAFLQNEYGGEEAKRLVTMLSNYLKYEEAMVHLDPSSKSYTNQERYEQIKQLRRKYFAKEDAELIFGLEEATADFSFNRKNFLDETKNLKADERIRLYEDYRKKSFGAFYNAVEAREPKFDKFETEMDLRQIELSKLSSSDRETKEKEVRIRYFGKDGNERMEKVLKEMKEEEEKISKLQVDEKNLIKNYPNLSESEREKKLMDLRIQTLGSKELAEEYTRRMEYEKTLKNSGN, encoded by the coding sequence ATGAATGTTAAAAATTTACGTTACCTTAGTTATGCCATTGGCGCCCTTCTTCTTATCTATGTTGCCTTTCGAATCTTCTCACCAAGTGAGTTAGAAACCACAAATGAAGAAAATCCAAATGACAAAGCAGAATCCTATTTTCGAACCCAAAGTGACGGATTTTCTGTGGACCCATTCTATTTAGAATCAGCAAAAACAATTTTTTCTGCCGATGGACAGTTCCTTCGTTTTGAAGAAATATTGGCACGAGCAAAATCGGGAGAGTTGAATTTAGTTTCCGAACTTTGGAACTTACGTAGGCAATGCCCAGAAGGGAGTACCCGCGAACAATGCCACGAATACATCAAAGCTTTTCTCCAAAACGAATATGGAGGAGAAGAAGCAAAACGATTGGTTACGATGCTTTCCAATTATTTAAAATACGAAGAAGCTATGGTGCATTTGGATCCTTCCAGTAAATCTTATACCAACCAAGAACGATATGAACAAATCAAACAACTTCGTCGAAAGTATTTTGCGAAAGAAGATGCAGAACTCATATTCGGACTAGAAGAAGCCACTGCGGATTTTAGTTTTAATAGAAAGAACTTTTTAGATGAAACCAAAAATCTAAAAGCAGACGAAAGAATTCGTTTGTATGAAGATTATCGGAAAAAATCTTTTGGAGCATTTTACAATGCGGTTGAAGCAAGGGAACCTAAGTTTGATAAGTTCGAAACAGAAATGGACTTAAGACAAATTGAACTTTCTAAATTGTCTAGTTCAGATCGGGAAACCAAAGAAAAAGAAGTTCGAATTCGTTATTTTGGGAAGGACGGAAACGAAAGGATGGAAAAGGTTTTAAAGGAGATGAAAGAAGAAGAAGAAAAAATTTCGAAACTCCAAGTGGATGAGAAAAACCTAATAAAAAACTATCCTAATCTTTCTGAATCTGAACGTGAAAAAAAACTAATGGACCTTCGCATCCAAACTTTGGGAAGCAAGGAACTCGCCGAGGAATACACAAGAAGAATGGAATATGAGAAAACACTCAAAAATTCCGGAAATTAG
- a CDS encoding TPM domain-containing protein has protein sequence MKFTRKIWIFLGIGCFFISSLFSQRLLAKEVRVLTNHLTDEVGILSLGNQSQIQNILSGIETKTSAQVYVYIIPSLEGENLESYSLAVAEKSQLGQKGKDNGVLVLLSTGDRKVRIEVGYGLEETLTDVLCNRIIRNVMIPEFKKGEMAIGLMAGVRAIETILYGNQENNSALSSDYPEGIGMALSNESTPKNIAFAFGILIFTWIIYFVLNENKFFKGKKWLEVLYGLVVFICLWYFFPDALFYFFCLGLIAGNLYLLYGIWTPLSYLYSFLSILFWIPFLHLTFKTDFQVLYWVFGIIGFLSFAIKIFSDDVITKKFNQIAKGWGMSPKGLFLHIISFLTFAFTIFSIGNGERMVYILFYQGLILFSIYGLGFQSFHFKPVHFFIVIVLWLCLIAGFVIYLPGTGENTKTYNLEIMVIWFQWFLCLVGGFILTKSIEVSSWKYRFLKYAFIAFVWTLGFSFHSFLGYSESRIGFIFLFSYGALLVLHFLYVVANESGSGSYSSSSRYGSSSSSSYSSSSGYSSSSSSGGGGGGFGGGGSSGSW, from the coding sequence ATGAAATTCACCCGTAAGATTTGGATCTTCCTTGGGATTGGTTGTTTTTTTATCTCTTCGTTATTTTCCCAACGTTTGTTGGCAAAAGAGGTTAGAGTCTTAACCAACCATCTCACGGATGAAGTGGGGATTTTGTCTCTAGGGAACCAAAGCCAGATCCAGAACATTCTTTCGGGGATAGAAACAAAAACATCGGCACAAGTGTATGTTTATATCATCCCAAGTTTAGAAGGTGAAAACCTAGAATCCTATTCTCTTGCTGTAGCAGAAAAATCGCAGTTGGGACAAAAGGGCAAAGACAATGGTGTTTTGGTTTTACTATCTACAGGAGATCGTAAGGTTCGTATCGAAGTAGGTTATGGTTTGGAAGAAACTTTAACCGATGTTTTGTGTAATCGGATCATTCGGAATGTAATGATTCCTGAGTTTAAAAAAGGAGAAATGGCGATTGGGCTCATGGCAGGAGTTCGCGCAATCGAAACCATTCTATATGGAAACCAAGAAAATAATTCAGCATTATCATCTGATTACCCTGAAGGGATTGGGATGGCTTTATCAAATGAATCGACTCCAAAAAACATCGCTTTTGCATTTGGAATTTTAATTTTCACTTGGATTATTTATTTTGTACTAAATGAAAACAAGTTCTTTAAAGGTAAAAAATGGTTAGAAGTTTTGTATGGCCTTGTTGTGTTTATTTGCCTTTGGTATTTTTTCCCCGACGCTTTGTTTTATTTTTTCTGTTTAGGACTAATCGCAGGTAATTTATATCTGCTTTATGGAATTTGGACTCCACTTTCCTATTTATACTCTTTTCTTTCGATCCTGTTTTGGATTCCTTTTTTACACCTTACTTTCAAAACAGATTTTCAAGTTTTGTATTGGGTTTTTGGAATCATTGGATTCCTTTCATTTGCGATTAAAATTTTTTCGGATGATGTCATCACAAAAAAATTCAATCAAATTGCCAAAGGTTGGGGGATGAGTCCGAAGGGATTGTTTTTGCATATCATTTCGTTTTTAACTTTTGCTTTTACCATTTTTTCTATTGGGAATGGGGAAAGAATGGTTTATATCTTATTTTACCAAGGTCTTATTTTATTTTCCATTTATGGGTTGGGGTTCCAATCGTTTCATTTTAAACCCGTTCATTTTTTTATCGTCATTGTCCTTTGGTTGTGTCTCATTGCTGGTTTTGTAATTTATTTACCGGGAACAGGAGAAAATACCAAAACTTACAATCTAGAAATCATGGTCATTTGGTTTCAGTGGTTCCTTTGTTTGGTCGGTGGTTTTATCCTAACAAAATCCATAGAAGTTAGTTCCTGGAAATATCGTTTTCTCAAATATGCGTTCATTGCTTTCGTTTGGACTCTGGGTTTTTCTTTTCATAGTTTTTTGGGATACTCTGAAAGTAGAATTGGTTTTATCTTTTTATTTTCTTATGGTGCCTTACTGGTTCTCCATTTTCTTTATGTAGTCGCCAATGAATCGGGAAGTGGATCGTACTCCTCTTCTAGTCGTTATGGGTCTAGTTCTTCCTCATCCTACTCATCTTCCAGTGGATACAGTTCCTCTAGTTCCTCGGGAGGTGGCGGTGGTGGTTTTGGTGGTGGGGGGAGTTCAGGAAGTTGGTAA
- a CDS encoding glycine--tRNA ligase: MAQPKEKEEQSLKPIVAVSKRRGFVFPGSEIYGGLSNTFDYGPNGIEVLNNLKRLWWEYFVHRRDDVLGLDSSILLHPRVWEASGHISNFNDPLMDCKKCKTRVRVDKFLEDKEGEGAATGKSLEELTNTIRDKAYACPTCGTVGSFTDARQFNLMFKTSHGASEEGATDIYLRPETAQGIFINFKNVTQIARKKVPFGIAQIGKSFRNEIMARQFIFRTREFEQMEMEFFCEPGTQKEWFKYWVDYCMDWLVNVVGLKKENLRVREHEKEELSFYSDSTSDIEYKYPFGWGELWGVASRTDYDLTQHEKFSSEDLKYHDLDQKKKYLPYVVEPALGLNRLFLAVLCDAYEEEKLEKDDIRTVLRFGKRVSPMKVAIFPLMKKDGLDAKAKEIYTDLRNHWYVDYDESGAIGKRYRRHDEIGTPFCITVDYDTMNDGTVTIRERDSMKQERIAVSEIKSYLINRMV; the protein is encoded by the coding sequence ATGGCACAGCCGAAAGAGAAAGAAGAACAGTCGCTCAAACCCATAGTCGCAGTCTCCAAAAGAAGGGGATTTGTTTTCCCAGGTTCCGAAATTTACGGAGGCCTTTCCAATACCTTTGACTATGGTCCGAATGGAATTGAAGTATTAAACAATCTAAAACGACTTTGGTGGGAATACTTTGTGCACAGACGGGACGACGTTTTGGGCCTTGATTCCTCCATCCTCCTCCACCCGCGTGTTTGGGAGGCTTCTGGCCATATTTCCAACTTCAACGATCCCTTAATGGACTGTAAAAAATGCAAAACTCGCGTGCGAGTGGATAAATTTTTAGAAGATAAGGAAGGCGAAGGTGCTGCCACTGGAAAAAGTTTAGAAGAACTCACAAACACCATCAGGGACAAAGCATATGCCTGCCCCACTTGCGGAACTGTGGGAAGTTTTACTGATGCCCGCCAATTCAATTTGATGTTCAAAACTTCTCATGGGGCTTCGGAAGAAGGTGCGACAGACATTTACCTTCGCCCAGAAACCGCCCAAGGGATCTTTATCAATTTCAAAAACGTAACCCAAATTGCTCGGAAAAAAGTTCCGTTCGGAATCGCACAAATTGGAAAGTCTTTTCGAAATGAAATCATGGCTCGCCAATTTATCTTTAGAACCCGCGAGTTCGAACAGATGGAGATGGAGTTTTTCTGCGAACCAGGCACTCAAAAAGAATGGTTCAAGTATTGGGTGGACTACTGTATGGACTGGCTTGTGAATGTGGTCGGCTTAAAAAAAGAAAACCTACGTGTCCGCGAACATGAAAAGGAAGAACTTTCTTTTTATAGTGATTCCACAAGTGATATCGAATACAAATACCCGTTTGGTTGGGGAGAACTTTGGGGTGTGGCTTCAAGGACTGATTATGACCTCACCCAACATGAAAAGTTTTCTTCAGAAGACTTAAAATACCATGATTTGGATCAGAAGAAAAAATACCTTCCTTATGTCGTAGAACCTGCCCTTGGATTGAACCGTCTCTTCTTGGCAGTGTTATGTGATGCTTACGAAGAAGAAAAGTTAGAAAAAGACGACATTCGCACTGTCTTAAGATTCGGAAAACGAGTGAGCCCTATGAAAGTGGCGATCTTTCCTCTGATGAAAAAGGACGGACTCGATGCCAAAGCCAAAGAAATTTATACTGACCTTCGCAACCATTGGTATGTAGACTACGATGAAAGTGGAGCCATTGGAAAAAGATACCGCCGTCACGACGAAATTGGAACTCCATTTTGTATCACAGTGGATTACGATACCATGAATGATGGAACCGTTACCATTCGGGAAAGAGATTCCATGAAACAAGAAAGGATTGCAGTCTCAGAAATCAAATCTTACCTCATAAACAGAATGGTATAG
- a CDS encoding GNAT family N-acetyltransferase yields MIRDLTESDRNQTIELVNQFYRKVNELELDGLFHIRPRAATKFTDIYFKLIGTGKVYMRGFFEDQELVSLLIGRVEEKPHLEEERSLFIDLAVTKLGKKKKGYMSALLNDVDLWCKEKSIPAIELRAILQNKEAVEFWDKSSFERFYIRYRKRVE; encoded by the coding sequence GTGATTCGAGATTTAACAGAATCTGATAGAAACCAAACCATCGAACTCGTAAATCAGTTTTACCGAAAAGTAAACGAACTCGAGTTAGATGGTTTGTTCCACATACGCCCCCGCGCTGCAACCAAATTCACAGACATTTATTTCAAACTGATTGGCACTGGAAAAGTCTATATGCGTGGGTTTTTCGAAGACCAAGAGCTTGTTTCTTTACTCATTGGTCGAGTGGAAGAAAAACCTCACTTAGAAGAAGAAAGAAGTCTATTCATTGATTTGGCCGTCACCAAACTTGGGAAAAAGAAAAAAGGATATATGTCTGCACTTTTAAACGATGTAGACCTTTGGTGCAAAGAAAAATCCATTCCGGCAATTGAACTTCGGGCCATTTTACAGAACAAAGAAGCTGTAGAATTCTGGGACAAATCTTCTTTTGAAAGATTTTATATTCGTTACCGCAAACGCGTGGAATAA